In one Streptomyces sp. NBC_01288 genomic region, the following are encoded:
- a CDS encoding substrate-binding and VWA domain-containing protein — MGRHSLPDQYGAGGSDPRPRARRRTVAVATVLVLTVAGGTAVAVQSGLLSFGSSCRKDAVRLKLAASPDMAPALRAAAGQARDESITSDGQCLNISVTAQESYKFADTLKAGKHPDAQVWVPDSELWVNEVTSAADADATEVTPTGNVASTPVGVAMVPAAAKSLGWPKKTYSWLDLAGATLTDDSLRLGAADPARSATGLLALTQLSTAAAKVKGGATQAAAMMKTLSQRTSDTDGQVLDTLPRNASGTEQGNPKRNQALVLSEQSAFTYNASADSDGSLDLFYPKDGSPRLDYPYNLVDQERLTTDQSRAAIRFMTYLSRPAQQKLMEKYGFRTDDDAAPKAVVAKAGGSSPQPYAVAAPEQASDAALQEALGTWTITVQSARITTVVDASASMAESVPGTGQSRMDVTKASLLQALATFTPEDEIGLWEFSTKLDGDKDYRVLVPTERLGDRTGDGTQRDALSAAFGSLKPVRNGATGLYDTTLAAYKAATSSYAKGKFNALVILTDGVNQDPGSISRSTLIKQLRQLASPERPVPLIMIGVGPEADKEEARQIAEATGGSGHEVTDPAQIQSVILQAIVAAGASGASANAG, encoded by the coding sequence ATGGGACGTCACAGCTTGCCCGATCAGTACGGTGCGGGCGGCAGCGACCCCCGTCCTCGCGCGCGCCGCCGCACGGTGGCCGTCGCCACGGTGCTCGTGCTGACCGTCGCCGGCGGTACCGCCGTCGCGGTGCAGAGCGGGTTGCTCTCCTTCGGTTCCTCCTGCCGGAAGGACGCGGTACGGCTGAAACTCGCCGCCTCTCCCGACATGGCTCCCGCTCTGCGCGCGGCGGCCGGACAGGCGCGCGACGAGAGCATCACGTCCGACGGGCAGTGTCTGAACATCTCCGTGACCGCCCAGGAGTCGTACAAGTTCGCGGACACGCTCAAGGCGGGCAAGCACCCGGACGCGCAGGTGTGGGTGCCCGACTCGGAGCTGTGGGTGAACGAGGTCACGTCGGCCGCCGACGCCGACGCGACGGAGGTGACTCCCACGGGCAACGTGGCCTCCACACCGGTCGGGGTGGCGATGGTCCCGGCCGCCGCGAAGTCGCTCGGGTGGCCGAAGAAGACGTACAGCTGGCTCGACCTGGCCGGTGCCACCCTCACGGACGACTCGCTGCGCCTGGGCGCGGCCGATCCGGCGCGCAGCGCGACGGGACTGCTGGCGCTCACGCAACTGAGCACGGCCGCCGCCAAGGTCAAGGGCGGGGCAACACAGGCCGCGGCGATGATGAAGACGTTGTCGCAGCGGACCTCGGACACCGACGGCCAGGTCCTGGACACCCTGCCGCGCAACGCGTCCGGCACCGAGCAGGGCAACCCGAAGCGCAACCAGGCGCTGGTCCTCAGCGAGCAGTCGGCATTCACGTACAACGCGTCGGCGGACAGCGACGGGAGCCTGGATCTCTTCTACCCGAAGGACGGTTCCCCTCGGCTCGACTACCCGTACAACCTGGTCGACCAGGAGCGGCTGACGACGGACCAGAGCCGGGCCGCGATCCGGTTCATGACGTATCTGAGCCGGCCGGCCCAGCAGAAGCTGATGGAGAAGTACGGCTTCCGGACGGATGACGACGCCGCGCCGAAGGCCGTGGTCGCCAAGGCCGGTGGCAGCAGTCCGCAGCCGTACGCCGTGGCCGCGCCCGAGCAGGCCTCCGACGCGGCGCTCCAAGAGGCCCTGGGTACTTGGACGATCACGGTGCAGAGCGCGCGGATCACCACGGTCGTCGACGCGTCCGCCTCGATGGCGGAGTCGGTGCCGGGGACGGGGCAGTCGCGCATGGATGTCACCAAGGCCTCGCTGTTGCAGGCGCTGGCCACGTTCACGCCCGAGGACGAGATCGGGTTGTGGGAGTTCTCGACGAAGCTCGACGGCGACAAGGACTACCGCGTCCTGGTGCCGACCGAGCGGCTCGGCGACCGCACCGGCGACGGCACCCAACGGGACGCCCTGTCAGCGGCGTTCGGCTCGCTGAAGCCGGTGCGGAACGGCGCGACCGGGCTCTACGACACCACGCTCGCCGCGTACAAGGCGGCCACGTCCTCTTACGCCAAGGGGAAGTTCAACGCGCTCGTCATCCTGACCGACGGCGTCAACCAGGACCCGGGCAGCATCTCCCGCTCCACGCTCATCAAGCAGTTGCGGCAACTCGCCAGCCCTGAGCGGCCGGTGCCGCTCATCATGATCGGGGTGGGTCCGGAGGCCGACAAGGAGGAGGCCCGCCAGATCGCCGAGGCGACCGGCGGCTCGGGCCACGAGGTGACCGACCCGGCTCAGATCCAGTCGGTGATCCTCCAGGCCATCGTGGCGGCGGGCGCGTCGGGCGCATCGGCCAACGCGGGCTGA
- a CDS encoding EamA family transporter — MPVHTSESSAAGGGSGKGVGLGLALGSALAFGGSGVAAKPLIEAGLDPLHVVWLRVAGAALVMLPLAVRHRALVRSRPALLLGFGLLAVAGVQACYFAAISRIPVGVALLVEYLAPALVLGWVRFVQRRPVTRAAALGVVLAAGGLACVVEVWAGLSFDAVGLLLALAAACCQVGYFVLSDQGGDAGDEAPDPLGVIAYGLLVGTLVLTAVARPWTMDWSILAGDAHMNGTPVPAALLLAWIVLIATVLAYVTGVVSVRRLSPQVAGVVACLEAVIATVLAWILLGEHLSAPQIIGGAVVLLGAFIAQSSAPTKSSGEPVAGGGPEREPATRETTA, encoded by the coding sequence GTGCCCGTGCATACGTCTGAGAGCAGTGCGGCCGGAGGTGGCAGCGGCAAGGGTGTCGGGCTGGGCCTGGCACTCGGGTCCGCGTTGGCCTTCGGGGGATCCGGGGTCGCGGCGAAGCCGTTGATCGAGGCGGGGCTCGACCCGCTGCACGTGGTGTGGCTGCGGGTGGCCGGCGCGGCCCTCGTGATGCTGCCCCTCGCCGTACGGCACCGCGCGCTCGTACGGAGTCGTCCCGCGCTGCTCCTCGGGTTCGGGCTGCTCGCCGTGGCCGGTGTCCAGGCCTGCTACTTCGCCGCGATCTCCCGCATACCCGTAGGGGTCGCCCTGCTCGTGGAGTACCTCGCCCCCGCCCTCGTGCTCGGCTGGGTGCGGTTCGTGCAGCGGCGCCCGGTCACCCGTGCCGCCGCGCTCGGCGTGGTCCTCGCGGCCGGCGGGCTCGCCTGTGTCGTCGAGGTGTGGGCGGGCCTGAGCTTCGACGCCGTGGGCCTGTTGCTCGCGCTCGCCGCCGCCTGCTGCCAGGTCGGCTACTTCGTGCTGTCCGACCAGGGCGGCGACGCCGGCGACGAGGCCCCCGACCCGCTCGGCGTGATCGCCTACGGCCTCCTCGTCGGCACCCTCGTCCTGACCGCCGTGGCCCGCCCCTGGACCATGGACTGGTCGATCCTCGCGGGCGACGCCCACATGAACGGCACCCCGGTCCCGGCCGCCCTCCTGCTCGCCTGGATCGTCCTGATCGCCACGGTCCTGGCGTACGTCACCGGAGTCGTCTCCGTCCGCCGCCTCTCCCCGCAGGTCGCGGGCGTCGTGGCCTGCCTCGAAGCGGTCATCGCGACCGTCCTGGCCTGGATCCTCCTCGGCGAACACCTCTCCGCACCGCAGATCATCGGGGGCGCGGTGGTCCTGCTGGGCGCCTTCATCGCCCAGTCCTCCGCACCCACGAAGAGCTCCGGGGAACCGGTGGCGGGCGGCGGCCCGGAACGAGAGCCGGCCACCCGGGAGACGACGGCCTGA
- a CDS encoding PadR family transcriptional regulator yields MRTHGYERGHGQDGPSRRGRGGPDGRRGAFGPFGPGGPGGPGGPGFGPGFGPGPWGGRGRGGPRGGRARRGDVRASILALLKDRPMHGYEMIQEIAERSGGAWKPSPGSVYPTLQLLEDEGLIASESEGGKKLFALTEAGRTAAEEGPDAPWEEASRGVDWEALSEIRQAGFGLMEAFGQVWKTGSKEQREKALTVINDARKKLYLILADED; encoded by the coding sequence ATGCGTACCCACGGATACGAGCGTGGACATGGACAGGACGGACCCTCCCGGCGCGGCCGGGGTGGCCCTGACGGGCGGCGTGGGGCTTTCGGTCCCTTCGGGCCCGGTGGACCTGGTGGCCCCGGAGGCCCCGGCTTCGGACCGGGCTTCGGTCCCGGCCCCTGGGGTGGACGAGGGCGCGGCGGCCCGAGGGGTGGCAGGGCGCGGCGCGGCGACGTACGCGCGTCGATCCTGGCCCTCCTCAAGGACCGGCCGATGCACGGCTACGAGATGATCCAGGAGATCGCCGAGCGCAGCGGCGGCGCGTGGAAGCCGAGCCCCGGCTCGGTCTACCCCACCCTGCAACTGCTGGAGGACGAGGGCCTGATCGCCAGTGAGTCGGAGGGCGGCAAGAAGCTCTTCGCCCTCACCGAGGCCGGCCGTACCGCCGCGGAGGAAGGTCCGGACGCGCCCTGGGAAGAGGCTTCCCGCGGTGTCGACTGGGAGGCCCTCAGTGAGATCCGCCAGGCTGGCTTCGGTCTGATGGAGGCCTTCGGTCAGGTCTGGAAGACCGGCAGCAAGGAGCAGCGCGAGAAGGCGCTGACCGTCATCAACGACGCGCGCAAGAAGCTGTACCTGATTCTGGCCGACGAGGACTGA
- a CDS encoding Clp protease N-terminal domain-containing protein, producing the protein MQPQIPRQSAREQGIHRADNDARLSAELAAVVAGARRRALRDGDRQIDTAHLLHSLLESDPEARAVFGDGPQIARLLGYLVQRSIGYGLRWQGTVEDSGAIPVIPAAEGWSPLAAGALEYACERAGLRDGDLACGIDLLAAIVADPESRAVEVLHRAGIESPEVLIWIEGRLGEYVRGAETGC; encoded by the coding sequence GTGCAACCCCAGATCCCCAGGCAGTCGGCCCGCGAGCAAGGCATCCACCGCGCGGACAACGATGCCAGGCTCAGTGCAGAGCTGGCAGCGGTGGTCGCCGGTGCGCGCCGCCGGGCCCTGCGGGACGGGGACCGGCAGATCGACACGGCCCACCTGCTGCACAGCCTTCTGGAGTCGGACCCCGAGGCGCGTGCCGTCTTCGGCGACGGCCCGCAGATCGCCCGGCTCCTCGGCTACCTCGTCCAGCGCAGCATCGGCTACGGCCTCCGCTGGCAGGGCACGGTCGAGGACTCCGGCGCGATCCCCGTGATCCCCGCGGCGGAGGGCTGGTCGCCGCTGGCCGCCGGCGCGCTGGAGTACGCCTGCGAGCGCGCCGGACTCCGCGACGGCGACCTGGCCTGCGGCATCGACCTCCTCGCGGCGATCGTCGCGGACCCGGAGTCCCGTGCCGTCGAGGTCCTGCACCGCGCGGGCATCGAGTCCCCCGAGGTGCTGATCTGGATCGAGGGGCGCTTAGGGGAGTACGTCAGGGGTGCTGAGACGGGTTGCTGA
- a CDS encoding PhzF family phenazine biosynthesis protein has protein sequence MRIRIVDAFTDRAFAGNPAGVLLLDAFPADDRLQKVASEVNHAETAFAHRLPEGGDADWALRWFTPSTEVAMCGHATLATAHVLHSTGTHEGTVRFATRSGVLVATPAGDGSITLDFPTAPLTPETVPDGVAEALGAETLPTAFDTGPNIGDLLVELADEKTVVGLAPDLKALAAASERGIIATARAQDPSRGYDFVSRCFFPNVGIDEDPVTGSAHTALAPYWSERLGNTVLTGLQASPRSGRVRTELRGDRTLLTGHAVTVIDGELLA, from the coding sequence ATGCGGATTCGAATCGTCGACGCCTTCACCGACCGCGCCTTCGCCGGCAACCCGGCCGGGGTGCTGCTCCTCGATGCCTTCCCGGCGGACGACCGGCTTCAGAAAGTCGCGTCGGAGGTGAATCACGCGGAGACGGCGTTCGCGCACCGACTGCCCGAAGGCGGGGACGCCGACTGGGCGTTGCGGTGGTTCACGCCGTCGACCGAGGTCGCGATGTGCGGGCACGCGACCCTCGCCACGGCCCACGTCCTGCACAGCACCGGCACCCACGAAGGGACCGTGCGGTTCGCCACGCGGAGCGGTGTGCTCGTCGCCACGCCGGCCGGGGACGGGTCGATCACGCTCGACTTCCCGACCGCCCCGCTCACCCCCGAGACGGTTCCGGACGGTGTCGCCGAGGCGCTGGGGGCGGAGACGCTCCCCACCGCGTTCGACACCGGCCCGAACATCGGCGACCTCCTCGTCGAACTCGCCGACGAGAAGACCGTCGTAGGACTCGCGCCGGATCTCAAGGCCCTCGCCGCCGCCTCCGAGCGCGGCATCATCGCCACCGCCCGGGCCCAAGACCCCAGCCGGGGCTACGACTTCGTGTCCCGCTGCTTCTTCCCGAACGTCGGGATCGACGAGGACCCGGTCACCGGCAGCGCGCACACGGCACTGGCCCCCTACTGGTCCGAGCGCCTCGGGAACACGGTCCTCACCGGGCTACAGGCCTCACCCCGATCGGGGCGCGTCCGCACCGAACTCCGCGGCGACCGCACCCTGTTGACCGGACACGCCGTCACGGTGATCGACGGCGAGCTGCTCGCCTGA
- a CDS encoding type II toxin-antitoxin system Rv0910 family toxin produces the protein MAEISAEARIEAPAEKVWTQLTDWSAYGEWNATHTNFPKGGPDVLAVGGTFQENMKLMGFPAEVEWTIEEVEPARVFAIRGKGPMAVNVATRYTLTPDGDATTVRIDGEFTGAAVSLMAGKLKDSGTAALNESLRKLAGLVA, from the coding sequence ATGGCCGAAATCAGCGCGGAGGCACGCATCGAGGCCCCGGCCGAGAAGGTGTGGACTCAACTCACGGACTGGTCCGCGTACGGCGAGTGGAACGCGACCCACACCAACTTCCCCAAGGGCGGCCCGGACGTGCTGGCGGTGGGCGGGACCTTCCAGGAGAACATGAAGCTGATGGGCTTCCCGGCCGAGGTCGAGTGGACCATCGAGGAGGTCGAACCGGCCCGGGTGTTCGCCATCCGCGGCAAGGGCCCGATGGCCGTGAACGTCGCCACGCGCTACACGCTCACGCCCGACGGCGACGCCACGACGGTCCGGATCGACGGCGAGTTCACGGGTGCGGCGGTGTCGTTGATGGCGGGCAAACTGAAGGACTCGGGTACGGCCGCCCTGAACGAGTCGCTGCGCAAACTGGCCGGGCTGGTGGCCTGA
- a CDS encoding class I SAM-dependent methyltransferase: protein MTEQTPSYLAAIQESYDTVAAAYVQLVKEPGELDPVSRAMLAAFAETVRTAGLGPVADLGCGPGKITAYLAGLGVPVFGIDISPKMIELARRAHPHLTFTVGSMTAPPVGDDELGGILAHYSTHHTPPDQLPIVFGEFQRVLAPGGHLLLAGHVGDDQLLRPTQAYGGHPVSYESHLIPPDRIAGLLAQAGLTLTARLVLEPAEGAKRTHAAFLARKPERPSPS from the coding sequence GTGACCGAGCAGACGCCCTCCTACCTCGCCGCGATCCAGGAGTCGTACGACACCGTCGCCGCCGCCTACGTCCAACTCGTCAAGGAACCGGGCGAGTTGGACCCCGTGTCACGCGCGATGCTGGCCGCGTTCGCCGAGACCGTGCGGACGGCCGGGCTCGGGCCGGTCGCGGATCTGGGGTGCGGGCCCGGGAAGATCACGGCGTATCTGGCGGGCCTCGGGGTGCCCGTCTTCGGCATCGACATCTCCCCCAAGATGATCGAACTGGCCCGCCGCGCCCACCCGCACCTGACCTTCACCGTGGGCTCGATGACCGCGCCACCCGTCGGAGACGACGAACTCGGCGGCATCCTCGCCCACTACTCCACGCACCACACGCCGCCCGACCAACTACCCATCGTCTTCGGCGAGTTCCAGCGCGTACTCGCCCCCGGTGGCCACCTGCTGCTGGCCGGACACGTCGGAGACGACCAACTCCTGCGTCCCACACAGGCGTACGGCGGCCACCCCGTGTCCTACGAGTCCCACCTGATCCCGCCGGACCGGATCGCCGGGCTGCTCGCCCAGGCCGGACTCACCCTCACCGCGCGCCTGGTCCTGGAACCGGCCGAGGGGGCGAAGCGAACGCACGCCGCCTTCCTTGCCCGGAAACCGGAACGCCCCTCACCCTCATAG
- a CDS encoding CPBP family intramembrane glutamic endopeptidase, with translation MQVEAGQVAETFPLERPTRRILRSEALLVLGLSLGASGVSALISFVGSVTKPGGLKDQAATLNASAAPGRPWLDLAWQLFGIASALVPVALVAHFLLREGESLRTIGFDRTRPWPDLGRGVAIAAVIGSTGIAFYLSARGLGFNLTVVPEALPDVWWKYPVLILSAMQNAILEEVIVVGYLLRRLGQLGWTPGTALVASSVLRGSYHLYQGIGGFVGNMVMGVVFVYLYRRWGRVGPLVVAHSLLDIGAFVGYALLAGKVGWLPTA, from the coding sequence GTGCAGGTGGAGGCAGGGCAGGTGGCCGAAACTTTTCCGCTGGAGCGGCCCACGCGGCGGATTCTCCGGTCCGAGGCACTGCTCGTTCTGGGGCTTTCGCTCGGTGCGAGTGGAGTGTCCGCCTTGATCAGTTTTGTCGGGTCGGTCACGAAACCGGGAGGCCTCAAGGATCAGGCGGCCACCCTCAACGCCTCGGCCGCGCCGGGCCGTCCCTGGCTTGATCTCGCCTGGCAGCTGTTCGGGATCGCCTCGGCACTCGTCCCCGTCGCGCTCGTCGCGCACTTCCTCCTGAGGGAGGGCGAGAGCCTGCGCACGATCGGCTTCGACCGCACCCGGCCCTGGCCCGACCTGGGCCGCGGGGTCGCGATCGCGGCGGTCATCGGCAGCACCGGCATCGCCTTCTACCTGTCCGCCCGCGGCCTCGGCTTCAACCTCACGGTGGTACCGGAGGCGCTGCCCGACGTCTGGTGGAAATACCCGGTCCTGATCCTCTCCGCGATGCAGAACGCGATCCTCGAAGAAGTGATCGTGGTGGGCTATCTCCTGCGCCGCCTCGGCCAGTTGGGCTGGACGCCGGGCACCGCGCTGGTGGCCAGTTCCGTACTGCGCGGTAGCTACCACCTCTATCAGGGCATCGGCGGCTTCGTCGGCAACATGGTGATGGGCGTGGTGTTCGTGTACCTGTACCGGCGTTGGGGTCGCGTGGGTCCCCTGGTGGTGGCGCATTCCCTGCTCGACATCGGGGCGTTCGTCGGCTATGCGCTGCTTGCGGGGAAGGTGGGATGGCTGCCGACGGCGTAA
- a CDS encoding carboxymuconolactone decarboxylase family protein yields the protein MDARLNCLSSPIAGKAAKQFMAVGRTLKGSALPALTQELVALRVSQINGCAVCIDMHTKEAGAAGETSVRLNLVAAWREATVFTEAERAALELAEEGTRVADAAGGVSDEVWAHAAKHYDDEQLTTLVILVSFMNSVNRLNIITRQPCAGDYEPGMFG from the coding sequence ATGGACGCACGACTGAACTGCCTCTCCAGCCCGATCGCCGGCAAGGCCGCCAAGCAGTTCATGGCGGTGGGCAGGACGCTCAAGGGGTCGGCGCTGCCTGCGCTGACGCAGGAACTGGTGGCGCTGCGCGTGAGCCAGATCAACGGCTGCGCCGTCTGCATCGACATGCACACCAAGGAGGCCGGGGCGGCGGGCGAGACCTCGGTGCGGCTGAACCTGGTCGCGGCCTGGCGGGAGGCCACGGTCTTCACCGAGGCGGAGCGGGCCGCGCTGGAGCTGGCCGAGGAGGGGACCCGGGTCGCGGACGCGGCGGGCGGGGTGAGCGACGAGGTGTGGGCGCACGCCGCCAAGCACTACGACGACGAGCAGCTCACCACGCTGGTCATCCTGGTCTCCTTCATGAACTCGGTGAACCGGCTGAACATCATCACCCGGCAGCCGTGCGCGGGCGACTACGAGCCCGGCATGTTCGGCTGA
- a CDS encoding RNA polymerase sigma-70 factor: MSKVEEFEELRPLLFSIAYRILGSVGEAEDAVQETWLRFDGTATRPTSTKAFLSATVTRIAIDVLRSARVRREEYVGPWFPEPLLSDPYQDPARSVELADSVSMAALLLLEQLSPLERAVFVLREVFAFGFDEIATTVGRSESACRQLLVRARRHMADRRPRFAADRQEREELATRFFDALKDGDVGGLRELLAADVQFVGDGGGKAPQLAKAVAGAENVARVLGTVFPWLIRIDVSYELHQVNGQPGALFRDRDGKVLHTLALDVLDGRIQTIRAVINPDKLGHIGPVADAWAVDRELRQARRRPN; the protein is encoded by the coding sequence GTGAGCAAGGTCGAGGAGTTCGAGGAGCTGCGGCCGCTGCTGTTCTCGATCGCCTATCGGATTCTGGGCAGTGTGGGCGAGGCCGAGGACGCGGTGCAGGAGACCTGGCTGCGGTTCGACGGCACGGCGACCCGGCCCACGTCGACCAAGGCCTTCCTGTCGGCCACGGTGACGCGGATCGCGATCGATGTGCTGCGTTCCGCCCGGGTACGGCGGGAGGAGTACGTCGGCCCTTGGTTCCCCGAGCCGCTGCTGAGCGACCCGTACCAGGATCCGGCGCGGTCGGTGGAACTGGCCGACTCGGTGTCGATGGCGGCCCTTCTGCTGCTGGAGCAACTCAGCCCGCTGGAGCGGGCGGTGTTCGTGCTGCGGGAGGTGTTCGCCTTCGGCTTCGACGAGATCGCCACGACCGTGGGGCGTTCGGAGTCGGCGTGCCGGCAGTTGCTGGTACGGGCGCGTCGGCACATGGCGGACCGGCGGCCCCGGTTCGCCGCGGACCGGCAGGAGCGGGAGGAACTGGCGACCCGGTTCTTCGACGCGTTGAAGGACGGTGACGTGGGCGGACTACGTGAACTGCTCGCCGCCGACGTGCAGTTCGTCGGTGACGGCGGCGGGAAGGCCCCGCAATTGGCCAAGGCCGTCGCCGGGGCGGAGAACGTGGCCCGGGTGCTGGGCACGGTCTTCCCCTGGCTGATCCGCATCGACGTGTCGTACGAACTGCACCAGGTCAACGGCCAGCCCGGCGCGCTCTTCCGCGACCGCGACGGGAAGGTGCTCCACACCCTGGCCCTCGACGTGCTCGACGGCCGGATCCAGACCATCCGCGCGGTGATCAACCCCGACAAGCTCGGCCACATCGGCCCGGTCGCCGACGCCTGGGCCGTCGACCGCGAACTGAGGCAGGCCCGCCGCCGACCGAACTGA